A DNA window from Candidatus Sulfidibacterium hydrothermale contains the following coding sequences:
- a CDS encoding GNAT family N-acetyltransferase: protein MSVTLQRVKNKKQRKDFVDLPFEIYKGNAYWVPPLKSEEMKSLLPDSHPALRFCEVEYWVAYRQNKPVGRIAAIINHQYNEKTGKKFGRFSKLEFFDDPEVFKALLNKAVSWVKEKGMTHIHGPLGFTNLDNQGLLIEGFDYIPSVASVYHLPYYRKYLEDYGFEKEADWVEFRLNIGEKAVEKARYGAALIKKRFGLEIMRFTSKKEMLSYAPVLFKLVNRSFTSLPYVVPFDEEMVKFYTQKYFGVIDPQYVFFVKKEEEIIGFLLAVPSLSEALQKAGGKLFPFGFYHVRKAMKHPDVIDLFLGGVKPEYERTGAAVVLYAELQDQMLRNGIRIIETTGEFESNRHVINHWKNFDHIQHKRRRCFVKALK from the coding sequence ATGAGCGTTACCCTACAACGTGTAAAAAATAAAAAACAAAGAAAAGATTTTGTTGATCTCCCTTTCGAGATTTACAAAGGGAATGCTTACTGGGTGCCGCCTTTGAAATCGGAAGAGATGAAAAGTCTTTTGCCCGATTCTCATCCGGCTTTGCGGTTTTGCGAAGTGGAATACTGGGTTGCTTATCGTCAAAACAAACCGGTAGGACGCATTGCGGCTATTATCAATCACCAATACAACGAAAAAACAGGAAAGAAATTCGGACGTTTTTCCAAACTGGAGTTTTTTGATGATCCGGAAGTTTTTAAGGCCTTGCTGAACAAAGCGGTTTCGTGGGTTAAAGAAAAAGGAATGACCCATATTCACGGGCCACTTGGATTTACCAATTTGGATAATCAGGGGCTGCTTATAGAAGGGTTTGATTATATTCCGTCTGTGGCTTCGGTGTATCATCTTCCGTATTACCGGAAGTATCTTGAAGATTATGGTTTTGAAAAAGAAGCGGACTGGGTTGAATTCCGTCTGAATATTGGAGAAAAAGCGGTGGAAAAAGCCCGGTACGGAGCGGCACTGATCAAAAAAAGGTTTGGCCTCGAGATCATGCGCTTTACATCGAAAAAAGAGATGCTTTCCTATGCGCCGGTGCTTTTTAAGCTGGTAAATCGTTCTTTTACTTCTCTGCCTTACGTGGTGCCGTTTGATGAAGAAATGGTGAAGTTTTATACGCAAAAGTATTTTGGGGTTATTGACCCGCAATATGTCTTTTTTGTAAAAAAAGAAGAGGAAATAATCGGATTTCTGTTGGCTGTTCCTTCTTTGTCCGAAGCGTTGCAAAAAGCGGGGGGAAAGCTTTTCCCGTTTGGCTTTTATCATGTGCGTAAAGCAATGAAACATCCGGATGTTATCGACCTTTTCCTGGGGGGAGTAAAACCGGAATATGAGCGTACCGGAGCAGCCGTGGTGCTTTATGCCGAGTTGCAAGACCAAATGCTCCGAAATGGGATACGAATTATCGAAACCACCGGAGAGTTCGAGTCGAACCGGCATGTAATCAATCATTGGAAAAATTTCGATCATATTCAGCATAAACGCAGAAGATGTTTTGTCAAAGCGCTGAAATAA
- a CDS encoding GNAT family N-acetyltransferase: MSVQVFPVKSSRQKKDFVHLPFQIYKENPYWVPPLISDEKKFMDPRHNSALGFCDAEFWIAYRDGKPAGRIAAIINHRYNEKTGEKTGRFFKLEFFDDADVFKALMDTAVQWLKERGMKKVHGPLGFTNLDTQGLLVEGFDYIPSVASVYHFPYYRKHIEQYGFKKEIDWLEFRLHIGKTAVEKANRGAALLRKRFGFELVQFKKTKELLPYVNDLFDVLNQAFEQLPYVVPFDKAMREMYTRKYLKSINPRYVFFVKKDEKMIGFMLTVPSCSEAMQKARGKLFPFGFYYLMKAMKHPKVIDFFLSGVLPEYEKQGAAVMLYAAVQNQMLKDGIDTIETTGIFETNRNAISNWKNFEHIQHKRRRCFVKAI; the protein is encoded by the coding sequence ATGAGTGTTCAGGTTTTTCCCGTAAAAAGCAGCAGGCAAAAAAAAGATTTTGTTCATCTCCCTTTTCAGATTTATAAAGAAAATCCGTACTGGGTTCCTCCGTTAATCAGTGATGAAAAGAAATTTATGGATCCCAGGCATAATTCGGCTTTGGGGTTTTGTGACGCAGAATTTTGGATTGCTTATCGCGATGGAAAACCGGCCGGCCGGATTGCCGCAATCATTAATCATCGGTATAATGAAAAAACAGGAGAAAAAACCGGGCGTTTTTTTAAACTGGAGTTCTTTGATGATGCCGATGTCTTTAAGGCTTTGATGGATACGGCTGTACAATGGTTGAAAGAACGGGGAATGAAAAAAGTGCATGGGCCGTTGGGATTTACCAATCTGGACACACAAGGTTTGCTTGTCGAAGGGTTTGATTATATCCCTTCTGTAGCCTCGGTATATCATTTTCCCTATTACCGGAAGCATATTGAGCAATATGGTTTTAAAAAGGAAATCGATTGGCTTGAATTCCGGTTGCATATTGGAAAAACAGCAGTGGAAAAGGCTAACCGCGGAGCGGCTTTATTACGGAAACGGTTTGGCTTTGAACTGGTACAGTTCAAAAAAACCAAGGAACTTCTTCCTTACGTGAATGATTTGTTTGATGTGTTGAACCAAGCGTTTGAGCAACTTCCCTATGTGGTTCCTTTTGACAAAGCCATGCGGGAAATGTACACCCGGAAATATCTGAAATCCATCAATCCCCGGTATGTTTTCTTTGTGAAAAAGGATGAAAAAATGATTGGCTTTATGCTGACGGTTCCGTCCTGTTCGGAAGCCATGCAAAAAGCCCGGGGAAAATTATTCCCGTTTGGATTTTATTATTTAATGAAAGCGATGAAACATCCGAAGGTAATTGATTTCTTTCTCAGTGGTGTTTTACCCGAATATGAAAAACAGGGGGCTGCGGTGATGCTTTACGCGGCTGTGCAAAATCAAATGCTGAAAGATGGAATTGATACCATTGAAACCACCGGTATTTTCGAAACCAACCGGAATGCCATCTCAAACTGGAAAAACTTTGAACATATTCAGCATAAACGCCGCCGTTGTTTTGTAAAAGCAATCTGA
- the pyrH gene encoding UMP kinase has translation MKYKRILLKLSGEALMGGKSYGIDPQTLSRYAEEIVTVVKQGVETGIVIGGGNIFRGLQGAAEGFDRVQGDYMGMLATVINAMALQSELEKQGLKVKLLSGLSIDRIADSASSRKITEALDAGFVVIVAGGTGNPFFTTDTAAALRAVEMHADVLLKGTRVDGIYTADPEKDPTAVKFDTITFDEAYERKLKVMDMTAFTLCRENDLPILVFDMNQKGNLEKAVSGENIGTVVHN, from the coding sequence ATGAAATACAAACGAATTCTTCTGAAATTAAGTGGAGAAGCCCTCATGGGAGGTAAGTCTTACGGCATTGATCCCCAAACGCTTTCGCGTTATGCCGAAGAAATTGTAACGGTGGTAAAACAAGGAGTAGAAACAGGAATTGTTATTGGCGGTGGAAATATCTTTCGCGGATTGCAAGGGGCAGCCGAAGGTTTTGACCGGGTTCAGGGCGATTACATGGGAATGCTGGCTACGGTAATTAATGCCATGGCCCTGCAATCGGAACTGGAAAAACAAGGATTGAAAGTAAAACTCCTTTCCGGACTTTCTATTGACCGGATTGCTGATTCGGCCAGCAGCCGTAAAATTACGGAAGCATTGGATGCCGGATTTGTGGTTATTGTAGCCGGTGGAACAGGAAATCCGTTTTTTACTACCGATACAGCAGCAGCCCTGCGTGCAGTGGAAATGCATGCCGATGTTTTACTGAAGGGAACCCGCGTGGACGGTATTTATACGGCTGATCCGGAAAAAGATCCGACGGCTGTGAAATTTGATACGATTACCTTTGATGAAGCTTACGAAAGGAAGCTGAAAGTTATGGATATGACGGCATTTACTCTTTGCCGGGAAAATGACCTTCCGATCCTGGTTTTTGACATGAACCAAAAAGGAAACCTGGAAAAAGCTGTTTCCGGTGAAAATATCGGAACAGTTGTCCATAATTGA
- a CDS encoding RluA family pseudouridine synthase: MTEKEPYLITNDGLELFEHFRIPVDPGQEPLRIDKFLFQRIANTSRNKIQLAAAAGNILVNDKAVKSNYKVKPGDVISVVLSHPPRDTEILPEDIPVQVVYEDKDVIVVNKPAGMVVHPAHANYTGTLLNALAGYFKKNNTKEVENGFGYLVHRIDKDTSGLLLVAKNELAQTKLAKQFFDHRVKRTYQALVWGDFDENEGTITGNLGRHPKDRRMMTVFPDGSYGKHAVTHYRVIERFGYVTLVECRLETGRTHQIRAHFRYIGHPLFSDERYGGNQILKGTLFTKYKQFVQNCFKILPRQALHAQTLGFEHPVSGKMLEFSSPMPEDMQMVIEKWRKYTAQKEA, encoded by the coding sequence ATGACAGAAAAAGAACCTTATCTCATCACAAACGATGGGCTTGAATTATTTGAACATTTCCGCATTCCGGTAGATCCTGGTCAGGAGCCGTTGCGCATTGATAAATTTTTGTTTCAACGTATTGCCAACACTTCGCGAAATAAAATACAGCTGGCTGCTGCAGCCGGAAATATTTTGGTGAACGACAAAGCGGTTAAATCCAATTACAAAGTAAAACCGGGTGATGTCATTTCCGTGGTTTTGTCTCATCCGCCCCGCGACACAGAAATTCTTCCGGAAGATATTCCCGTCCAGGTCGTTTACGAAGATAAAGATGTAATTGTTGTAAATAAACCTGCCGGGATGGTTGTACACCCCGCACATGCCAATTACACCGGAACATTATTGAATGCGCTGGCCGGATATTTCAAAAAAAACAACACCAAAGAAGTTGAAAACGGATTTGGCTATCTGGTACACCGCATCGATAAAGATACCAGCGGATTGCTGCTGGTAGCCAAAAATGAACTGGCCCAGACTAAGCTGGCAAAACAATTTTTTGATCATCGCGTAAAACGAACTTATCAGGCTTTGGTTTGGGGTGACTTTGATGAAAATGAGGGAACCATTACCGGTAATCTGGGCCGGCATCCCAAAGACCGGCGAATGATGACTGTTTTTCCGGATGGATCCTACGGAAAACATGCGGTAACGCATTATCGAGTTATCGAACGTTTTGGATATGTTACCCTGGTTGAATGCCGGCTTGAAACCGGACGAACGCACCAGATCAGAGCTCATTTCCGGTATATCGGCCACCCGTTATTCAGTGACGAACGCTATGGCGGCAATCAGATTCTGAAAGGCACACTGTTTACCAAATACAAACAGTTTGTACAAAACTGCTTTAAAATACTGCCACGTCAGGCTTTACATGCCCAGACACTTGGTTTTGAGCATCCGGTTTCAGGAAAAATGCTGGAATTTTCATCTCCTATGCCGGAAGACATGCAAATGGTAATAGAAAAATGGCGGAAATATACTGCTCAGAAAGAAGCGTAG
- a CDS encoding T9SS type A sorting domain-containing protein — translation MTKKGFGIIGLFIIVLPAFLQAQERLTGLFYNNTVHQAWLQQKNKPRFKTDETETNYLSLPFFDNFKTPDPFPDSRRWVEKAVFVNNGFGYLPPDQGVATFDALDSTGSIYGNAISVPFRADHLTSQPLRLDSVFSPVPRKLTPADSVYLSFYYQPQGYGDAPEKGDSLILVFHELTGDTVFSRIDSVWVSANLYLKSPQDTIFPLDTLRGISPCDTNFYLINYQTLVWGDSLLFPCDSVFAPEKRWVKVWSSPGMTLEQFKEEYGKDFVQVLIPLSQSSCFYKGFQFQFYNKASIANSITPVWQSNVDEWNVDDIYLNAGRSAKDTTYRAIAFSGTHPNFLKRYTEMPYRQYRSDPTNSLTPDFHVYIANRDNQPHDIHYFYQVHQVNGNFGYGYDGGTCVLNPFYEAGFQDCNTSCGAAQACPPVNSLFSLDYDRDTTSYIIKHYISDSSVSPPLVDSMVYRQGFYNEYAYDDGTPELGYSLEPAGAELAYRFQLKIADTLQAVRIYFNKTKSSPTRLFDLMIWRDNNGKPGEVIYKQVNQQVHWEDGLYPFTTYKLDTPVLVSGTIYVGYRQQDQSLNVGFDANHDAGEDIFYFSEGAWYQTKFKGALLIRPVVGQNMILGIPSQSTNTETCSVYPNPVRSQLHFAGILIDPQHPAIVNVYDLFGRKIIPQINMTTPSLNVSFLPDGMYLLQLQYGIKNYTIKFIVRH, via the coding sequence ATGACAAAAAAAGGATTCGGCATTATCGGACTATTCATTATTGTTTTGCCGGCTTTCTTGCAGGCTCAGGAAAGGCTAACGGGTCTGTTTTACAACAATACGGTTCATCAGGCATGGTTACAACAAAAAAACAAACCCCGCTTTAAAACGGATGAAACCGAAACAAATTACCTGTCGCTTCCCTTTTTTGACAATTTTAAAACACCAGACCCTTTTCCTGACAGTCGGCGTTGGGTAGAAAAAGCGGTATTTGTTAATAATGGTTTCGGCTATTTACCTCCAGACCAGGGAGTCGCTACTTTTGACGCGCTGGATTCCACCGGTAGTATTTACGGAAATGCCATTTCGGTACCTTTCCGGGCAGACCATTTAACTTCACAGCCTTTGCGTCTGGATTCTGTTTTTTCACCGGTTCCCCGGAAACTTACTCCTGCTGACTCGGTTTACTTAAGTTTTTATTATCAGCCTCAGGGCTATGGAGATGCTCCCGAAAAAGGCGATTCGCTTATCCTGGTTTTTCATGAATTAACAGGCGACACCGTATTTTCCCGTATCGACTCGGTGTGGGTTTCCGCTAATCTTTACCTGAAAAGCCCGCAGGATACGATTTTTCCACTGGACACCTTGCGCGGCATTTCGCCCTGCGACACCAATTTTTATCTCATCAACTACCAAACATTGGTATGGGGCGACAGTCTTCTTTTTCCGTGCGACTCGGTTTTTGCTCCGGAAAAACGCTGGGTAAAAGTCTGGAGCTCTCCGGGAATGACATTGGAACAATTCAAAGAAGAATATGGGAAAGATTTTGTTCAGGTACTGATTCCATTATCACAATCAAGTTGTTTTTATAAAGGATTTCAATTTCAGTTTTACAACAAAGCCAGCATTGCCAACAGCATTACGCCGGTTTGGCAAAGCAATGTAGATGAATGGAACGTGGATGATATTTATCTGAATGCCGGACGGTCTGCCAAAGATACCACCTACCGGGCCATTGCTTTTTCAGGAACCCATCCCAATTTTCTGAAAAGATACACGGAAATGCCTTATCGTCAATACCGTTCTGATCCTACCAACTCGCTTACTCCCGATTTTCATGTTTACATCGCCAACCGGGATAATCAGCCTCACGATATTCATTATTTTTATCAAGTGCATCAGGTAAACGGAAACTTTGGGTATGGTTACGATGGCGGCACCTGTGTTTTAAATCCCTTTTACGAAGCCGGATTTCAGGATTGTAATACCAGCTGCGGAGCAGCACAAGCCTGTCCGCCGGTCAACAGTCTTTTTTCGCTCGATTACGACCGCGATACAACATCTTACATTATCAAGCATTACATCAGTGATTCATCCGTTTCTCCTCCGCTGGTCGACTCCATGGTTTACCGGCAGGGATTTTATAACGAATACGCTTACGATGACGGAACACCGGAGTTGGGCTATTCATTGGAACCGGCAGGAGCAGAACTGGCTTACCGTTTTCAACTGAAGATAGCCGACACCTTACAGGCTGTGCGGATTTATTTCAATAAAACCAAAAGTTCGCCCACCCGCCTTTTTGATCTGATGATCTGGCGCGACAACAACGGCAAACCGGGAGAAGTGATTTACAAACAAGTTAACCAGCAGGTACATTGGGAAGATGGGCTTTACCCGTTTACCACTTACAAACTGGATACTCCTGTTTTGGTTTCCGGAACCATTTATGTGGGCTATCGTCAACAGGACCAAAGTTTAAATGTAGGATTTGATGCAAACCATGATGCCGGAGAAGACATTTTCTATTTCTCAGAAGGAGCCTGGTATCAGACAAAGTTTAAAGGCGCCCTGCTCATCCGGCCGGTAGTCGGACAAAATATGATCCTTGGCATACCAAGCCAGTCAACAAACACAGAAACCTGTAGTGTTTATCCCAATCCTGTACGAAGTCAGCTGCATTTTGCGGGCATTCTTATCGATCCGCAGCATCCGGCTATTGTAAACGTATATGATTTATTTGGACGAAAGATCATTCCACAGATCAATATGACCACGCCCTCGCTGAACGTATCGTTTCTTCCCGATGGCATGTATTTGTTGCAGCTACAATACGGAATAAAAAACTACACCATTAAATTTATTGTTAGACACTGA
- a CDS encoding PASTA domain-containing protein, which produces MGFFYFLGQKKFYLHLLISIVLTLILIWGVFQFLNVFTRHGKVYLVPNFSGQTVSELDQKGFNQYFDLIVIDSVYDIHHAPGSIVMQNPLPGAKVKKGRHVYLTIVAKTPEMVKMPDLRNLSLRQALVLLDGKGLPVKGLKYVDYFARNAVVDQLLNDEPIQPGTKIPKGTPIGLVVGKGNNPLPVPLPFLIGKKVKQAHEALHYASLNVGKEYFLDGDDTTHARVYKTEPAYRSRTLLELGSPVDIWYRSDENFDFKQYIQEMLSDSIPQDSIPPMPDSTQTSAP; this is translated from the coding sequence ATGGGCTTTTTTTATTTTTTAGGACAAAAGAAATTCTACCTCCACTTATTGATTTCCATTGTATTAACATTGATTTTAATTTGGGGAGTGTTTCAATTTCTTAATGTTTTTACCCGCCATGGAAAAGTATATCTGGTCCCCAATTTTAGCGGACAAACTGTTTCGGAACTTGATCAAAAAGGGTTCAACCAATATTTTGATTTAATCGTTATCGATTCGGTATACGATATTCATCATGCGCCCGGTTCCATTGTCATGCAAAACCCTTTGCCTGGTGCCAAAGTAAAAAAAGGACGTCATGTGTATTTAACCATTGTGGCCAAAACCCCCGAAATGGTTAAAATGCCCGATTTAAGGAACTTATCTCTACGGCAAGCATTGGTTTTACTGGACGGAAAAGGACTACCGGTAAAAGGGCTAAAATATGTTGACTATTTTGCACGAAACGCTGTCGTTGATCAATTATTGAACGACGAGCCCATTCAGCCGGGAACAAAAATCCCGAAAGGAACACCTATTGGTTTAGTGGTAGGCAAAGGAAATAATCCGTTGCCGGTTCCGTTGCCTTTTCTTATCGGGAAAAAAGTAAAACAAGCACATGAAGCACTGCATTATGCTTCGCTCAATGTAGGAAAAGAATATTTTCTGGATGGTGATGATACCACACATGCCCGGGTTTATAAAACAGAACCCGCATACCGGAGCCGAACTTTACTGGAACTGGGCAGTCCGGTGGATATTTGGTATCGTTCGGATGAGAATTTTGATTTCAAACAATATATCCAGGAAATGTTGTCAGATTCTATTCCACAAGACTCTATTCCTCCTATGCCCGACAGCACCCAAACTTCTGCCCCATGA
- a CDS encoding D-alanine--D-alanine ligase → MKKNIAVVCGGNSGEFEISMASGKMAYTHIDREKYNLFLIVMEDDRWFYLRDDGEKLPVNKSDFSVTDGKKIIRFDAVFNAIHGTPGEDGKLQGYFDLLHIPYTSCGVDASALSFNKFMCNRFIRSFGVKTAASFSFLRGEPIDKIDVLDALGLPVFIKPSGSGSSVGVSKVSKPEDFDAAVESAFREDNRILIEEAIPGREIACGVVRKRKELLVFPLTEIITSNEFFDYDAKYSGKSLEITPAELPLEAETDIKTLSSMLYRQMDCKGFVRFDYILTDTDLYFLELNSIPGMSEHSLIPQQAEAFGISLRELFTMVVDNLFEEEA, encoded by the coding sequence ATGAAGAAAAATATAGCCGTTGTTTGTGGAGGAAACTCCGGCGAATTTGAAATTTCCATGGCCAGTGGAAAAATGGCCTATACCCACATCGACAGGGAAAAATACAATCTCTTTTTAATTGTTATGGAAGATGACCGGTGGTTTTATTTACGGGATGACGGCGAAAAATTACCGGTCAACAAAAGTGATTTTTCGGTTACGGACGGCAAAAAGATCATTCGTTTTGATGCCGTTTTTAATGCCATACACGGGACTCCCGGCGAAGACGGAAAATTACAGGGCTATTTCGACCTGCTGCATATTCCATATACCTCTTGTGGCGTTGATGCATCGGCACTTAGCTTTAATAAATTTATGTGTAACCGTTTTATTCGGTCATTTGGAGTGAAAACGGCAGCATCTTTTTCTTTTTTGCGTGGAGAGCCCATTGATAAAATTGATGTGTTGGATGCTTTGGGATTGCCGGTGTTTATAAAACCTTCGGGCAGCGGATCCAGCGTGGGGGTTTCAAAAGTCAGTAAACCTGAAGATTTTGATGCCGCTGTAGAAAGTGCATTTCGTGAAGATAACCGTATCCTGATTGAAGAAGCGATACCGGGACGTGAAATTGCCTGCGGCGTGGTGAGAAAAAGAAAGGAACTGCTGGTATTTCCGCTTACTGAAATCATTACCAGTAATGAGTTTTTCGACTACGATGCCAAATATTCCGGAAAATCACTCGAAATTACACCGGCAGAACTTCCGCTGGAGGCCGAGACGGATATTAAAACGCTTTCGTCTATGCTTTACCGGCAAATGGATTGTAAAGGTTTTGTCCGGTTCGACTATATTCTTACCGATACCGACCTGTATTTTCTGGAGCTGAATTCCATCCCCGGAATGTCTGAACATAGCCTGATTCCGCAGCAGGCCGAAGCATTTGGTATTTCGTTGCGTGAGCTCTTTACCATGGTGGTGGATAATCTTTTTGAAGAGGAAGCGTAA
- a CDS encoding aminotransferase class I/II-fold pyridoxal phosphate-dependent enzyme: MDIFDKCEVNMGPLGMYAKQSEGYYMFPKLEGEISNKMMFMGKERLVWSLNNYLGLANHPEVRKADADAARDWGLAYPMGARMMSGHTKYHEELEQQLASFVNRPAAYLLNYGYQGMVSIINAIVNRNDVIVYDSEAHACIIDGMRLHFGKRFVYPHNDMENLEKELARATKLVEKTGGGILLITEGVYGMAGDLGNLPEIVELKKKYKFRILIDDAHGFGTMGPTGAGTDEHFGVQDQVDLYFGTFAKSMAGIGAFVAGDTRVIKYLQYNMRSQIFAKSLPMPMVIGAMKRLQMLREEPEHREKLWTIVNALQKGLREAGLNIGKTASPVTPVMLNGTIPEATQITYDLRENYDIFCSIVVYPVVPKGTILLRLIPTAVHTLEDVEYTVKAFKEVKQKLDNKEYSEEFKIAND, encoded by the coding sequence ATGGATATTTTTGATAAATGTGAGGTGAATATGGGGCCTCTTGGCATGTATGCCAAACAGTCGGAAGGGTATTACATGTTTCCGAAACTGGAAGGAGAAATCTCCAATAAAATGATGTTCATGGGGAAAGAAAGGCTGGTCTGGAGTCTGAACAACTATCTCGGACTGGCTAATCATCCTGAAGTCAGAAAAGCGGATGCTGATGCAGCACGCGACTGGGGGCTGGCTTATCCCATGGGCGCCCGGATGATGTCAGGACATACTAAATACCACGAAGAACTGGAACAGCAGTTGGCATCGTTTGTAAACCGTCCGGCCGCTTATTTGCTGAATTACGGTTATCAGGGAATGGTGTCGATCATCAATGCCATTGTAAATCGTAATGATGTAATCGTGTACGATTCTGAAGCCCATGCCTGTATTATTGACGGAATGCGTCTCCATTTCGGAAAACGCTTTGTTTATCCGCATAATGATATGGAGAACTTGGAAAAAGAATTGGCCCGGGCAACCAAACTGGTAGAAAAAACCGGCGGCGGAATCTTGTTAATTACGGAAGGCGTTTACGGTATGGCTGGTGATTTGGGTAACTTGCCTGAAATTGTTGAGCTGAAAAAGAAATATAAGTTCCGTATTTTGATAGATGATGCACATGGTTTTGGAACGATGGGACCAACCGGTGCAGGAACCGATGAACATTTTGGTGTTCAGGATCAGGTGGATCTTTATTTTGGAACCTTTGCAAAATCCATGGCCGGAATTGGTGCTTTTGTCGCAGGTGATACCCGGGTAATCAAGTATTTGCAGTATAATATGCGGTCGCAGATTTTTGCAAAATCGTTACCTATGCCTATGGTGATTGGTGCCATGAAACGGTTGCAGATGTTACGTGAAGAACCGGAACACCGCGAAAAACTCTGGACTATCGTCAATGCTTTGCAAAAAGGATTACGTGAAGCCGGATTAAATATTGGGAAAACCGCTTCTCCGGTTACGCCGGTGATGTTGAACGGAACGATTCCGGAAGCCACTCAGATAACCTACGATTTACGTGAAAATTATGATATTTTCTGCTCCATTGTGGTTTATCCGGTAGTACCGAAAGGAACCATCCTTTTACGCCTTATTCCAACTGCCGTGCATACTCTCGAAGATGTGGAATATACCGTGAAAGCCTTTAAAGAAGTGAAACAAAAATTGGACAATAAAGAATACTCGGAAGAGTTTAAGATTGCCAATGATTAA
- a CDS encoding PorP/SprF family type IX secretion system membrane protein → MSAVFLLLSAFYPLYAQDITFSQFFNNPTYYNPAYVGLTTGLKIRFDGRRQWTSLPGDYKAYSFSADIADRNIPGAGGIGIIASSVTEGVGMLQTTTFGFMPSVRIQINGFSLLQFGALISVMSRQVKWENLVFSDQLDPRLGNISPSSFSYPDSKPAVFPDFSIGGIYQLKINNVTGTFGLAVHHITEPDQSFLQDISPLPRKWVAHMDFIIDFKKNRGYYGRAREFKIDPGILYQSQADMDLLAIGINAYVSNVYFGAWFRNEVFNTSSFTTLVWMVGLNIPLNNISRMKVMYSFDMNTSRNTNFTGPSHEISLTFAFDKIRIINPNRMRSKKRWHSPLECSPF, encoded by the coding sequence TTGTCTGCAGTTTTTCTGTTGTTGTCTGCTTTTTACCCATTGTATGCACAAGATATCACTTTTTCGCAGTTTTTTAATAATCCAACTTATTACAATCCGGCATACGTCGGTTTAACCACCGGACTTAAAATACGGTTTGACGGAAGGAGGCAATGGACCAGTCTGCCTGGCGACTATAAAGCTTACTCTTTTAGTGCCGATATTGCCGACAGAAATATCCCGGGGGCAGGAGGAATTGGCATCATTGCTTCTTCGGTAACAGAAGGAGTCGGTATGCTGCAAACCACTACTTTTGGATTTATGCCATCGGTTCGTATTCAAATCAACGGGTTCTCGCTTCTTCAATTTGGGGCTTTGATTTCTGTCATGTCTCGCCAGGTAAAATGGGAAAACCTTGTTTTTTCTGATCAATTAGACCCGCGACTTGGAAACATCAGTCCGAGCAGTTTTTCCTATCCGGACAGCAAACCGGCCGTATTTCCCGATTTCTCCATCGGAGGTATTTATCAGCTGAAGATTAATAATGTAACCGGAACCTTTGGTCTCGCCGTTCATCATATTACAGAACCAGACCAGTCTTTTTTACAAGATATATCTCCGCTCCCAAGAAAATGGGTAGCGCACATGGATTTTATCATTGATTTCAAGAAAAACAGAGGATATTACGGCCGCGCCAGAGAATTTAAAATTGATCCGGGAATTCTATATCAGTCGCAAGCCGACATGGATCTCCTGGCCATAGGAATAAACGCCTATGTATCCAATGTTTATTTCGGCGCATGGTTCAGAAATGAAGTTTTTAATACATCCAGTTTTACTACGTTGGTATGGATGGTTGGTTTAAATATCCCATTAAACAATATCAGCCGGATGAAAGTAATGTACTCTTTCGACATGAATACTTCTCGCAACACCAATTTTACCGGCCCTTCACACGAAATCAGCCTCACATTTGCTTTCGACAAAATCAGGATTATCAATCCAAACCGGATGAGAAGCAAAAAACGCTGGCACAGTCCTTTGGAATGTTCCCCGTTTTAA